A DNA window from Pongo abelii isolate AG06213 chromosome 2, NHGRI_mPonAbe1-v2.0_pri, whole genome shotgun sequence contains the following coding sequences:
- the TNK2 gene encoding activated CDC42 kinase 1 isoform X10, with protein sequence MQPEEGTGWLLELLSEVQLQQYFLRLRDDLNITRLSHFEYVKNEDLEKIGMGRPGQRRLWEAVKRRKALCKRKSWMSKVFSGKRLEAEFPAHHSQSTFRKTSPAPGGPAGEGPLQSLTCLIGEKDLRLLEKLGDGSFGVVRRGEWDAPSGKTVSVAVKCLKPDVLSQPEAMDDFIREVNAMHSLDHRNLIRLYGVVLTPPMKMVTELAPLGSLLDRLRKHQGHFLLGTLSRYAVQVAEGMGYLESKRFIHRDLAARNLLLATRDLVKIGDFGLMRALPQNDDHYVMQEHRKVPFAWCAPESLKTRTFSHASDTWMFGVTLWEMFTYGQEPWIGLNGSQILHKIDKEGERLPRPEDCPQDIYNVMVQCWAHKPEDRPTFVALRDFLLEAQPTDMRALQDFEEADKLHIQMNDVITVIEGRAENYWWRGQNTRTLCVGPFPRNVVTSVAGLSAQDISQPLQNSFIHTGHGDSDPRHCWGFPDRIDELYLGNPLDPPDLLSVELSTSRPPQHLGGVKREPPPRPPQPAFFTQKPTYDPVSEDQDPLSSDFKRLGLRKPGLPRGLWLAKPSARVPGTKAGRGSGAEVTLIDFGEEPVVPALRPCAPSLAQLAMDACSLLDETPPQSPTRALPRPLHPTPVVDWDARPLPPPPAYDDVAQDEDDFEVCSINSTPVGAGVPAGPSQGQTNYAFVPEQARPPPPLEDNLFLPPQGGGKPPSSAQTAEIFQALQQECMRQLQVPAGSPAPSPSPGGDDKPQVPPRVPIPPRPTRPHVQLSPASSGEEETGRWPGPASPPRVPPREPLTPQGSRTPSPLVPSGSSPLPSRLSSSPGKTMPTTQSFASDPKYATPQVIQAPGPRAGPCILPIVRDGKKVSSTHYYLLPERPSYLERYQRFLREARSPEEPAPLPVPLLLPPPSTPAPAAPTATVRPMPQAALDPKANFSTNNSNPGARPPAPRATARPPQRGCPGDGPEAGRPADKIQMLQAMVHGVTTDECQAALQSHGWSVQRAAQYLKVEQLFGLGLRPRGECHKVLEMFDWNLEQAGCHLLGSWGPAHHKR encoded by the exons ATGCAGCCAGAGGAGGGCACAGGCTGGCTGCTGGAGCTGCTGTCCGAGGTGCAGCTGCAACAGTACTTCCTGCGGCTCCGAGATGACCTCAATATCACCCGCCTGTCCCACTTTGAGTACGTCAAGAATGAGGACCTGGAGAAGATCGGCATGGGCCGGCCTG GCCAGCGGCGGCTGTGGGAGGCTGTGAAGAGGAGGAAGGCCTTGTGCAAACGCAAGTCGTGGATGAGTAAG GTGTTCAGTGGAAAGCGACTGGAGGCTGAGTTCCCCGCTCATCACTCTCAGAGCACCTTCCGGAAGACCTCGCCCGCCCCTGGGGGCCCAGCAGGGGAGGGACCCCTGCAGAGCCTTACCTGCCTCATTGGGGAGAAGGACCTGCGCCTCCTGGAGAAGCTGGGCGATGGCTCCTTTGGCGTGGTGCGCAGGGGCGAGTGGGACGCGCCCTCAGGGAAGACG GTGAGTGTGGCTGTGAAGTGCCTGAAGCCCGATGTCCTGAGCCAGCCGGAAGCCATGGACGACTTCATCCGGGAGGTCAATGCTATGCACTCGCTCGACCACCGAAACCTCATCCGCCTCTACGGGGTGGTGCTCACGCCGCCCATGAAGATG GTGACAGAGCTGGCACCTCTGGGATCGTTGTTGGACCGGCTACGTAAGCACCAGGGCCACTTCCTCCTGGGGACTCTGAGCCGCTACGCTGTGCAGGTGGCTGAGGGCATGGGCTACCTGGAGTCCAAGCGCTTTATTCACCGTGACCTGGCTGCCCGCAATCTGCTGTTGGCTACCCGCGACCTGGTCAAGATCGGGGACTTTGGGCTGATGCGAGCACTACCTCAGAATGACGACCATTACGTCATGCAGGAACATCGCAAGGTGCCCTTCGCCTG GTGTGCCCCTGAGAGCCTGAAGACACGCACCTTCTCCCATGCCAGCGACACCTGGATGTTCGGGGTGACACTGTGGGAAATGTTCACCTACGGCCAGGAGCCCTGGATCGGCCTCAACGGCAGTCAG ATCCTGCATAAGATCGACAAAGAGGGGGAGCGGCTGCCTCGGCCCGAGGACTGTCCCCAGGACATCTACAATGTCATGGTCCAGTGCTGGGCTCACAAGCCAGAGGACAGACCCACGTTTGTGGCCCTGCGGGACTTCCTGCTGGAG gcccagcccacGGACATGCGGGCCCTTCAGGACTTTGAGGAAGCGGACAAGCTGCACATCCAGATGAATGATGTCATCACCGTTATCGAGGGAAG GGCCGAGAACTACTGGTGGCGTGGCCAGAACACGCGGACGCTGTGTGTGGGGCCCTTCCCTCGCAACGTGGTGACCTCCGTGGCCGGCCTGTCGGCCCAGGACATCAGCCAGCCCCTGCAGAACAGCTTCATCCACACGGGGCATGGCGACAGTGACCCCCGCCACTGCTGGGGCTTCCCGGACAGGATTGACGA ACTGTATCTGGGAAACCCCCTGGACCCCCCCGACCTGCTGAGCGTGGAACTGAGCACCTCCCGGCCCCCCCAGCATCTAGGAGGGGTGAAAA GGGAGCCTCCAcctcgcccacctcagcctgccttcTTCACTCAGA AACCAACCTATGACCCTGTGAGCGAAGACCAAGACCCCCTGTCCAGCGACTTCAAGAGGCTGGGCCTGCGGAAGCCAGGCCTGCCCCGAGGGCTGTGGCTGGCGAAGCCCTCGGCGCGCGTGCCGGGCACCAAGGCCGGCCGAGGCAGCGGGGCTGAGGTCACGCTCATCGACTTTGGTGAGGAGCCCGTGGTCCCGGCCCTACGGCCCTGTGCGCCCTCCCTGGCGCAGCTGGCCATGGACGCCTGCTCCCTGCTGGACGAGACCCCGCCTCAGAGCCCCACGCGGGCACTGCCCCGGCCCCTGCACCCCACGCCTGTGGTGGACTGGGACGCACGCCCGCTGCCTCCCCCGCCCGCTTATGACGATGTGGCCCAGGATGAGGATGACTTTGAGGTCTGCTCCATCAACAGCACCCCGGTGGGCGCGGGGGTCCCTGCCGGGCCCAGCCAGGGCCAGACCAACTACGCATTTGTGCCTGAGCAGGCGCGGCCGCCCCCTCCCCTAGAGGACAACCTGTTCCTCCCGCCCCAGGGTGGGGGCAAGCCGCCCAGCTCCGCACAGACGGCAGAGATCTTCCAGGCTCTACAGCAGGAGTGCATGAGGCAACTGCAGGTTCCAGCCGGCTCCCCGGCCCCCTCTCCCAGCCCGGGGGGTGACGACAAGCCCCAGGTGCCCCCTCGGGTACCCATCCCCCCTCGGCCGACGCGCCCACACGTCCAGCTGTCTCCAGCCTCCTCGGGCGAGGAGGAGACCGGTCGGTGGCCTGGACCTGCCTCCCCTCCCCGGGTGCCTCCACGGGAGCCCCTGACCCCTCAAGGCTCGAGGACACCCAGCCCCCTGGTACCATCTGGCAGCTCCCCGCTGCCATCCCGGCTCTCAAGCTCACCTGGGAAGACCATGCCCACCACCCAGAGCTTCGCCTCAGACCCCAAGTACGCCACCCCCCAGGTGATCCAGGCGCCTGGCCCGCGGGCCGGTCCCTGCATCCTGCCCATCGTCCGGGATGGCAAGAAGGTCAGCAGCACCCACTATTACTTGCTGCCCGAGCGACCGTCCTACCTGGAGCGCTACCAGCGCTTCCTGCGTGAGGCCCGGAGCCCCGAGGAGCCAGCCCCGCTGCCTGTGCCTCTGCTGCTGCCCCCCCCCAGCACCCCAGCCCCCGCCGCCCCCACGGCCACCGTGCGGCCGATGCCCCAGGCCGCCTTGGACCCCAAGGCCAACTTCTCCACCAACAACAGCAACCCAGGGGCCCGGCCACCAGCCCCGAGGGCCACTGCTCGGCCACCACAGAGGGGCTGCCCTGGCGATGGGCCAGAGGCGGGCCGACCAGCAGACAAGATCCAGATG CTGCAGGCCATGGTGCATGGGGTGACCACAGACGAGTGCCAGGCGGCCCTGCAGAGCCACGGCTGGAGCGTGCAGAGGGCTGCCCAGTATCTGAAG GTGGAGCAGCTCTTTGGGCTGGGTCTACGGCCCAGAGGGGAGTGCCACAAAGTGCTGGAAATGTTCGACTGGAACCTGGAGCAGGCCGGCTGCCACCTTCTGGGCTCCTGGGGCCCTGCCCACCACAA gcgcTGA
- the TNK2 gene encoding activated CDC42 kinase 1 isoform X14, translated as MLEARPPRTQGSDAAGAAAGRGLRALLLSLTAATGLLGSMGERSAYQRLAGSEEGPQVFSGKRLEAEFPAHHSQSTFRKTSPAPGGPAGEGPLQSLTCLIGEKDLRLLEKLGDGSFGVVRRGEWDAPSGKTVSVAVKCLKPDVLSQPEAMDDFIREVNAMHSLDHRNLIRLYGVVLTPPMKMVTELAPLGSLLDRLRKHQGHFLLGTLSRYAVQVAEGMGYLESKRFIHRDLAARNLLLATRDLVKIGDFGLMRALPQNDDHYVMQEHRKVPFAWCAPESLKTRTFSHASDTWMFGVTLWEMFTYGQEPWIGLNGSQILHKIDKEGERLPRPEDCPQDIYNVMVQCWAHKPEDRPTFVALRDFLLEAQPTDMRALQDFEEADKLHIQMNDVITVIEGRAENYWWRGQNTRTLCVGPFPRNVVTSVAGLSAQDISQPLQNSFIHTGHGDSDPRHCWGFPDRIDELYLGNPLDPPDLLSVELSTSRPPQHLGGVKREPPPRPPQPAFFTQKPTYDPVSEDQDPLSSDFKRLGLRKPGLPRGLWLAKPSARVPGTKAGRGSGAEVTLIDFGEEPVVPALRPCAPSLAQLAMDACSLLDETPPQSPTRALPRPLHPTPVVDWDARPLPPPPAYDDVAQDEDDFEVCSINSTPVGAGVPAGPSQGQTNYAFVPEQARPPPPLEDNLFLPPQGGGKPPSSAQTAEIFQALQQECMRQLQVPAGSPAPSPSPGGDDKPQVPPRVPIPPRPTRPHVQLSPASSGEEETGRWPGPASPPRVPPREPLTPQGSRTPSPLVPSGSSPLPSRLSSSPGKTMPTTQSFASDPKYATPQVIQAPGPRAGPCILPIVRDGKKVSSTHYYLLPERPSYLERYQRFLREARSPEEPAPLPVPLLLPPPSTPAPAAPTATVRPMPQAALDPKANFSTNNSNPGARPPAPRATARPPQRGCPGDGPEAGRPADKIQMLQAMVHGVTTDECQAALQSHGWSVQRAAQYLKVEQLFGLGLRPRGECHKVLEMFDWNLEQAGCHLLGSWGPAHHKR; from the exons GTGTTCAGTGGAAAGCGACTGGAGGCTGAGTTCCCCGCTCATCACTCTCAGAGCACCTTCCGGAAGACCTCGCCCGCCCCTGGGGGCCCAGCAGGGGAGGGACCCCTGCAGAGCCTTACCTGCCTCATTGGGGAGAAGGACCTGCGCCTCCTGGAGAAGCTGGGCGATGGCTCCTTTGGCGTGGTGCGCAGGGGCGAGTGGGACGCGCCCTCAGGGAAGACG GTGAGTGTGGCTGTGAAGTGCCTGAAGCCCGATGTCCTGAGCCAGCCGGAAGCCATGGACGACTTCATCCGGGAGGTCAATGCTATGCACTCGCTCGACCACCGAAACCTCATCCGCCTCTACGGGGTGGTGCTCACGCCGCCCATGAAGATG GTGACAGAGCTGGCACCTCTGGGATCGTTGTTGGACCGGCTACGTAAGCACCAGGGCCACTTCCTCCTGGGGACTCTGAGCCGCTACGCTGTGCAGGTGGCTGAGGGCATGGGCTACCTGGAGTCCAAGCGCTTTATTCACCGTGACCTGGCTGCCCGCAATCTGCTGTTGGCTACCCGCGACCTGGTCAAGATCGGGGACTTTGGGCTGATGCGAGCACTACCTCAGAATGACGACCATTACGTCATGCAGGAACATCGCAAGGTGCCCTTCGCCTG GTGTGCCCCTGAGAGCCTGAAGACACGCACCTTCTCCCATGCCAGCGACACCTGGATGTTCGGGGTGACACTGTGGGAAATGTTCACCTACGGCCAGGAGCCCTGGATCGGCCTCAACGGCAGTCAG ATCCTGCATAAGATCGACAAAGAGGGGGAGCGGCTGCCTCGGCCCGAGGACTGTCCCCAGGACATCTACAATGTCATGGTCCAGTGCTGGGCTCACAAGCCAGAGGACAGACCCACGTTTGTGGCCCTGCGGGACTTCCTGCTGGAG gcccagcccacGGACATGCGGGCCCTTCAGGACTTTGAGGAAGCGGACAAGCTGCACATCCAGATGAATGATGTCATCACCGTTATCGAGGGAAG GGCCGAGAACTACTGGTGGCGTGGCCAGAACACGCGGACGCTGTGTGTGGGGCCCTTCCCTCGCAACGTGGTGACCTCCGTGGCCGGCCTGTCGGCCCAGGACATCAGCCAGCCCCTGCAGAACAGCTTCATCCACACGGGGCATGGCGACAGTGACCCCCGCCACTGCTGGGGCTTCCCGGACAGGATTGACGA ACTGTATCTGGGAAACCCCCTGGACCCCCCCGACCTGCTGAGCGTGGAACTGAGCACCTCCCGGCCCCCCCAGCATCTAGGAGGGGTGAAAA GGGAGCCTCCAcctcgcccacctcagcctgccttcTTCACTCAGA AACCAACCTATGACCCTGTGAGCGAAGACCAAGACCCCCTGTCCAGCGACTTCAAGAGGCTGGGCCTGCGGAAGCCAGGCCTGCCCCGAGGGCTGTGGCTGGCGAAGCCCTCGGCGCGCGTGCCGGGCACCAAGGCCGGCCGAGGCAGCGGGGCTGAGGTCACGCTCATCGACTTTGGTGAGGAGCCCGTGGTCCCGGCCCTACGGCCCTGTGCGCCCTCCCTGGCGCAGCTGGCCATGGACGCCTGCTCCCTGCTGGACGAGACCCCGCCTCAGAGCCCCACGCGGGCACTGCCCCGGCCCCTGCACCCCACGCCTGTGGTGGACTGGGACGCACGCCCGCTGCCTCCCCCGCCCGCTTATGACGATGTGGCCCAGGATGAGGATGACTTTGAGGTCTGCTCCATCAACAGCACCCCGGTGGGCGCGGGGGTCCCTGCCGGGCCCAGCCAGGGCCAGACCAACTACGCATTTGTGCCTGAGCAGGCGCGGCCGCCCCCTCCCCTAGAGGACAACCTGTTCCTCCCGCCCCAGGGTGGGGGCAAGCCGCCCAGCTCCGCACAGACGGCAGAGATCTTCCAGGCTCTACAGCAGGAGTGCATGAGGCAACTGCAGGTTCCAGCCGGCTCCCCGGCCCCCTCTCCCAGCCCGGGGGGTGACGACAAGCCCCAGGTGCCCCCTCGGGTACCCATCCCCCCTCGGCCGACGCGCCCACACGTCCAGCTGTCTCCAGCCTCCTCGGGCGAGGAGGAGACCGGTCGGTGGCCTGGACCTGCCTCCCCTCCCCGGGTGCCTCCACGGGAGCCCCTGACCCCTCAAGGCTCGAGGACACCCAGCCCCCTGGTACCATCTGGCAGCTCCCCGCTGCCATCCCGGCTCTCAAGCTCACCTGGGAAGACCATGCCCACCACCCAGAGCTTCGCCTCAGACCCCAAGTACGCCACCCCCCAGGTGATCCAGGCGCCTGGCCCGCGGGCCGGTCCCTGCATCCTGCCCATCGTCCGGGATGGCAAGAAGGTCAGCAGCACCCACTATTACTTGCTGCCCGAGCGACCGTCCTACCTGGAGCGCTACCAGCGCTTCCTGCGTGAGGCCCGGAGCCCCGAGGAGCCAGCCCCGCTGCCTGTGCCTCTGCTGCTGCCCCCCCCCAGCACCCCAGCCCCCGCCGCCCCCACGGCCACCGTGCGGCCGATGCCCCAGGCCGCCTTGGACCCCAAGGCCAACTTCTCCACCAACAACAGCAACCCAGGGGCCCGGCCACCAGCCCCGAGGGCCACTGCTCGGCCACCACAGAGGGGCTGCCCTGGCGATGGGCCAGAGGCGGGCCGACCAGCAGACAAGATCCAGATG CTGCAGGCCATGGTGCATGGGGTGACCACAGACGAGTGCCAGGCGGCCCTGCAGAGCCACGGCTGGAGCGTGCAGAGGGCTGCCCAGTATCTGAAG GTGGAGCAGCTCTTTGGGCTGGGTCTACGGCCCAGAGGGGAGTGCCACAAAGTGCTGGAAATGTTCGACTGGAACCTGGAGCAGGCCGGCTGCCACCTTCTGGGCTCCTGGGGCCCTGCCCACCACAA gcgcTGA
- the TNK2 gene encoding activated CDC42 kinase 1 isoform X4: MPAARRFPGLELSFPLLARLRRRLYTRLGGGSMQPEEGTGWLLELLSEVQLQQYFLRLRDDLNITRLSHFEYVKNEDLEKIGMGRPGQRRLWEAVKRRKALCKRKSWMSKVFSGKRLEAEFPAHHSQSTFRKTSPAPGGPAGEGPLQSLTCLIGEKDLRLLEKLGDGSFGVVRRGEWDAPSGKTVSVAVKCLKPDVLSQPEAMDDFIREVNAMHSLDHRNLIRLYGVVLTPPMKMVTELAPLGSLLDRLRKHQGHFLLGTLSRYAVQVAEGMGYLESKRFIHRDLAARNLLLATRDLVKIGDFGLMRALPQNDDHYVMQEHRKVPFAWCAPESLKTRTFSHASDTWMFGVTLWEMFTYGQEPWIGLNGSQILHKIDKEGERLPRPEDCPQDIYNVMVQCWAHKPEDRPTFVALRDFLLEAQPTDMRALQDFEEADKLHIQMNDVITVIEGRAENYWWRGQNTRTLCVGPFPRNVVTSVAGLSAQDISQPLQNSFIHTGHGDSDPRHCWGFPDRIDELYLGNPLDPPDLLSVELSTSRPPQHLGGVKREPPPRPPQPAFFTQKPTYDPVSEDQDPLSSDFKRLGLRKPGLPRGLWLAKPSARVPGTKAGRGSGAEVTLIDFGEEPVVPALRPCAPSLAQLAMDACSLLDETPPQSPTRALPRPLHPTPVVDWDARPLPPPPAYDDVAQDEDDFEVCSINSTPVGAGVPAGPSQGQTNYAFVPEQARPPPPLEDNLFLPPQGGGKPPSSAQTAEIFQALQQECMRQLQVPAGSPAPSPSPGGDDKPQVPPRVPIPPRPTRPHVQLSPASSGEEETGRWPGPASPPRVPPREPLTPQGSRTPSPLVPSGSSPLPSRLSSSPGKTMPTTQSFASDPKYATPQVIQAPGPRAGPCILPIVRDGKKVSSTHYYLLPERPSYLERYQRFLREARSPEEPAPLPVPLLLPPPSTPAPAAPTATVRPMPQAALDPKANFSTNNSNPGARPPAPRATARPPQRGCPGDGPEAGRPADKIQMLQAMVHGVTTDECQAALQSHGWSVQRAAQYLKVEQLFGLGLRPRGECHKVLEMFDWNLEQAGCHLLGSWGPAHHKR, encoded by the exons agGCTGGGAGGCGGCAGCATGCAGCCAGAGGAGGGCACAGGCTGGCTGCTGGAGCTGCTGTCCGAGGTGCAGCTGCAACAGTACTTCCTGCGGCTCCGAGATGACCTCAATATCACCCGCCTGTCCCACTTTGAGTACGTCAAGAATGAGGACCTGGAGAAGATCGGCATGGGCCGGCCTG GCCAGCGGCGGCTGTGGGAGGCTGTGAAGAGGAGGAAGGCCTTGTGCAAACGCAAGTCGTGGATGAGTAAG GTGTTCAGTGGAAAGCGACTGGAGGCTGAGTTCCCCGCTCATCACTCTCAGAGCACCTTCCGGAAGACCTCGCCCGCCCCTGGGGGCCCAGCAGGGGAGGGACCCCTGCAGAGCCTTACCTGCCTCATTGGGGAGAAGGACCTGCGCCTCCTGGAGAAGCTGGGCGATGGCTCCTTTGGCGTGGTGCGCAGGGGCGAGTGGGACGCGCCCTCAGGGAAGACG GTGAGTGTGGCTGTGAAGTGCCTGAAGCCCGATGTCCTGAGCCAGCCGGAAGCCATGGACGACTTCATCCGGGAGGTCAATGCTATGCACTCGCTCGACCACCGAAACCTCATCCGCCTCTACGGGGTGGTGCTCACGCCGCCCATGAAGATG GTGACAGAGCTGGCACCTCTGGGATCGTTGTTGGACCGGCTACGTAAGCACCAGGGCCACTTCCTCCTGGGGACTCTGAGCCGCTACGCTGTGCAGGTGGCTGAGGGCATGGGCTACCTGGAGTCCAAGCGCTTTATTCACCGTGACCTGGCTGCCCGCAATCTGCTGTTGGCTACCCGCGACCTGGTCAAGATCGGGGACTTTGGGCTGATGCGAGCACTACCTCAGAATGACGACCATTACGTCATGCAGGAACATCGCAAGGTGCCCTTCGCCTG GTGTGCCCCTGAGAGCCTGAAGACACGCACCTTCTCCCATGCCAGCGACACCTGGATGTTCGGGGTGACACTGTGGGAAATGTTCACCTACGGCCAGGAGCCCTGGATCGGCCTCAACGGCAGTCAG ATCCTGCATAAGATCGACAAAGAGGGGGAGCGGCTGCCTCGGCCCGAGGACTGTCCCCAGGACATCTACAATGTCATGGTCCAGTGCTGGGCTCACAAGCCAGAGGACAGACCCACGTTTGTGGCCCTGCGGGACTTCCTGCTGGAG gcccagcccacGGACATGCGGGCCCTTCAGGACTTTGAGGAAGCGGACAAGCTGCACATCCAGATGAATGATGTCATCACCGTTATCGAGGGAAG GGCCGAGAACTACTGGTGGCGTGGCCAGAACACGCGGACGCTGTGTGTGGGGCCCTTCCCTCGCAACGTGGTGACCTCCGTGGCCGGCCTGTCGGCCCAGGACATCAGCCAGCCCCTGCAGAACAGCTTCATCCACACGGGGCATGGCGACAGTGACCCCCGCCACTGCTGGGGCTTCCCGGACAGGATTGACGA ACTGTATCTGGGAAACCCCCTGGACCCCCCCGACCTGCTGAGCGTGGAACTGAGCACCTCCCGGCCCCCCCAGCATCTAGGAGGGGTGAAAA GGGAGCCTCCAcctcgcccacctcagcctgccttcTTCACTCAGA AACCAACCTATGACCCTGTGAGCGAAGACCAAGACCCCCTGTCCAGCGACTTCAAGAGGCTGGGCCTGCGGAAGCCAGGCCTGCCCCGAGGGCTGTGGCTGGCGAAGCCCTCGGCGCGCGTGCCGGGCACCAAGGCCGGCCGAGGCAGCGGGGCTGAGGTCACGCTCATCGACTTTGGTGAGGAGCCCGTGGTCCCGGCCCTACGGCCCTGTGCGCCCTCCCTGGCGCAGCTGGCCATGGACGCCTGCTCCCTGCTGGACGAGACCCCGCCTCAGAGCCCCACGCGGGCACTGCCCCGGCCCCTGCACCCCACGCCTGTGGTGGACTGGGACGCACGCCCGCTGCCTCCCCCGCCCGCTTATGACGATGTGGCCCAGGATGAGGATGACTTTGAGGTCTGCTCCATCAACAGCACCCCGGTGGGCGCGGGGGTCCCTGCCGGGCCCAGCCAGGGCCAGACCAACTACGCATTTGTGCCTGAGCAGGCGCGGCCGCCCCCTCCCCTAGAGGACAACCTGTTCCTCCCGCCCCAGGGTGGGGGCAAGCCGCCCAGCTCCGCACAGACGGCAGAGATCTTCCAGGCTCTACAGCAGGAGTGCATGAGGCAACTGCAGGTTCCAGCCGGCTCCCCGGCCCCCTCTCCCAGCCCGGGGGGTGACGACAAGCCCCAGGTGCCCCCTCGGGTACCCATCCCCCCTCGGCCGACGCGCCCACACGTCCAGCTGTCTCCAGCCTCCTCGGGCGAGGAGGAGACCGGTCGGTGGCCTGGACCTGCCTCCCCTCCCCGGGTGCCTCCACGGGAGCCCCTGACCCCTCAAGGCTCGAGGACACCCAGCCCCCTGGTACCATCTGGCAGCTCCCCGCTGCCATCCCGGCTCTCAAGCTCACCTGGGAAGACCATGCCCACCACCCAGAGCTTCGCCTCAGACCCCAAGTACGCCACCCCCCAGGTGATCCAGGCGCCTGGCCCGCGGGCCGGTCCCTGCATCCTGCCCATCGTCCGGGATGGCAAGAAGGTCAGCAGCACCCACTATTACTTGCTGCCCGAGCGACCGTCCTACCTGGAGCGCTACCAGCGCTTCCTGCGTGAGGCCCGGAGCCCCGAGGAGCCAGCCCCGCTGCCTGTGCCTCTGCTGCTGCCCCCCCCCAGCACCCCAGCCCCCGCCGCCCCCACGGCCACCGTGCGGCCGATGCCCCAGGCCGCCTTGGACCCCAAGGCCAACTTCTCCACCAACAACAGCAACCCAGGGGCCCGGCCACCAGCCCCGAGGGCCACTGCTCGGCCACCACAGAGGGGCTGCCCTGGCGATGGGCCAGAGGCGGGCCGACCAGCAGACAAGATCCAGATG CTGCAGGCCATGGTGCATGGGGTGACCACAGACGAGTGCCAGGCGGCCCTGCAGAGCCACGGCTGGAGCGTGCAGAGGGCTGCCCAGTATCTGAAG GTGGAGCAGCTCTTTGGGCTGGGTCTACGGCCCAGAGGGGAGTGCCACAAAGTGCTGGAAATGTTCGACTGGAACCTGGAGCAGGCCGGCTGCCACCTTCTGGGCTCCTGGGGCCCTGCCCACCACAA gcgcTGA